A genomic window from Fibrobacterota bacterium includes:
- a CDS encoding histidine phosphatase family protein yields MNNSLELWLVRHGESTYNAEGRYAGWSDPPLTDAGVAMAAALAPRLANQSFDGIWRSDKIRTEHTARLAGFATASVDVRLREVDFGQMEGKTYFEVGEELRHQLRSFADFQAPGGESTAQVRSRVHDFLSGLPSGKHLVFCHGGWIRCVLAECGTDRFPDKAEICRVKWPDRVLLEDPA; encoded by the coding sequence GTGAACAACTCCCTCGAGCTGTGGCTGGTGCGCCATGGCGAATCCACCTACAACGCCGAAGGGCGTTACGCGGGCTGGTCGGATCCTCCGCTCACCGATGCCGGAGTGGCCATGGCCGCCGCTCTGGCGCCGCGCCTGGCGAACCAATCGTTTGACGGAATCTGGCGCTCCGACAAGATCCGCACCGAGCACACCGCGCGCTTGGCGGGCTTCGCCACCGCCAGTGTGGATGTCCGTCTGCGCGAAGTGGATTTCGGGCAGATGGAAGGGAAGACCTACTTCGAGGTGGGGGAGGAATTGCGTCACCAGTTGCGGTCCTTCGCCGATTTCCAGGCTCCTGGTGGCGAATCCACCGCTCAGGTGCGCTCGCGGGTGCATGATTTCCTTTCGGGCCTTCCTTCCGGAAAGCATCTGGTGTTCTGCCACGGGGGCTGGATCCGCTGCGTGCTGGCCGAATGCGGCACGGATCGCTTCCCCGACAAAGCCGAAATCTGTCGGGTGAAGTGGCCCGATCGGGTCCTGTTGGAAGATCCCGCATGA
- the bioB gene encoding biotin synthase BioB, whose translation MDEHPSKVKRDERVSREEIRRLYDLPLMDLVYRAASIHREHWNPNDIQMSTLVSIKTGACPEDCSYCTQSSRYETGLKYEPLMAVQEVMKQAHEAKASGSNRLCMGAAWREVKDGPQFDAVLEMVKGVKSLGMEACVTLGMLKEHQAAKLAEVGLDYYNHNLDTSPENYCNVITTRTFQDRLDTLEAVRKAGIHVCSGGILGMGENREDRVGLLHELANLPEPPHSVPINKLMRMPGTPMADAEPIDDIEFVRTVAVARIIMPKARVRLSAGRVEMTPAMQALCFVAGANSMFAGEKLLTAANPGQDKDMAMLTSFGMNVEVTPYQDDH comes from the coding sequence ATGGACGAACACCCCTCGAAGGTCAAGCGCGACGAGCGCGTCTCCCGCGAGGAAATTCGCCGCCTCTACGACCTTCCCCTGATGGACCTGGTCTATCGCGCTGCGAGCATCCATCGCGAGCACTGGAACCCCAACGATATCCAGATGAGCACGCTGGTGAGCATCAAGACCGGCGCCTGCCCGGAAGATTGCTCCTACTGCACGCAAAGCTCCCGCTACGAAACCGGCCTCAAGTACGAGCCCCTCATGGCGGTGCAAGAAGTGATGAAGCAAGCCCACGAGGCCAAGGCTTCCGGCTCCAACCGGCTGTGCATGGGCGCCGCCTGGCGCGAAGTGAAGGATGGCCCCCAGTTCGACGCTGTGTTGGAAATGGTCAAAGGCGTCAAGAGCCTGGGCATGGAAGCCTGCGTCACCCTGGGCATGCTCAAGGAACATCAGGCCGCGAAACTCGCCGAGGTGGGACTGGACTACTACAACCACAACCTGGACACCTCGCCAGAGAACTATTGCAACGTGATCACCACCCGCACCTTCCAAGATCGCTTGGATACCCTGGAAGCCGTGCGCAAGGCCGGCATCCATGTGTGCTCGGGTGGCATTCTGGGCATGGGCGAGAACCGCGAAGACCGCGTGGGTCTGTTGCACGAATTGGCCAATCTCCCCGAGCCTCCGCACTCCGTGCCCATCAACAAGCTGATGCGCATGCCAGGCACCCCCATGGCCGATGCCGAGCCGATCGATGACATCGAGTTCGTGCGCACCGTGGCCGTGGCGCGCATCATCATGCCCAAGGCGCGCGTGAGATTGTCTGCGGGTCGGGTGGAAATGACTCCAGCCATGCAGGCGCTGTGCTTCGTGGCAGGCGCCAACTCGATGTTCGCGGGCGAAAAGCTCCTGACCGCCGCCAATCCTGGGCAAGACAAGGACATGGCCATGCTGACGTCTTTTGGGATGAATGTGGAAGTGACTCCCTACCAGGACGATCACTGA
- a CDS encoding TonB-dependent receptor plug domain-containing protein, producing the protein MLKIAPSIFLIAPALALAQVDSAVVPMDSAKAPREARLEERVVSTSAHRSDVRTIRREELVGVASLARLLDREPGVRIRQAGGLGSYTTASLHASPVQQVEVWMDGVPMGGSTGSVVDLGPLPVDGLEKVEIRQAGNTGAFGAPRIDLQSRSGWAQRGASLRMASYGEKGASGWWGDEQGIATVSAWWEASQNDYPFPWDNGTRYNTADDRVVRLTNNDYEGRGAAFRWRPSESVDVLARLDDSRRGISAPGWVDPLARMDGTSAQGFVRWVGEGGWKPSTEASVKWFRSSWNDPNRTAGWDVDRAATEDAWDAKAKAGLARERGGWTDGELTGSVRIETSERKSTGSADVAVTPSGSRRTWGAQAVWNGQSESSRWGAQAGASKDWMLDSRDWTESLGDVSKIDELETSWESDRVHGRIWARPLGWMETWVASSYRERAPDFREWMGDNGYTLQTPDLLAERSMSLEIGTKLEQGAWNGNVSGWAQRYLDPIEAFQKGASPLVAHRNAAGYDAFGMDARAGWSGGWLKLGTQGTLQSARVSDDNPALDGKRPERFPLWKAGADAAIEPWRGWWLGADVTLDGATYASALNRATDLREGKMDVGAWLRWKRGVVCATAQVDNLLDEHAEDWEDLPRPGRSFSVRLDFEFSKPINTRNER; encoded by the coding sequence ATGCTCAAAATCGCTCCATCCATATTTTTGATCGCTCCGGCTCTGGCCCTGGCCCAGGTCGATTCGGCGGTTGTACCGATGGATTCCGCCAAAGCTCCTCGGGAAGCCCGCCTGGAAGAACGCGTGGTGTCCACGTCTGCACACCGAAGCGATGTGCGCACGATTCGCCGCGAGGAGCTTGTAGGGGTCGCGAGTCTGGCACGACTGCTGGATCGCGAACCGGGCGTGCGCATCCGCCAAGCCGGTGGATTGGGCAGCTACACCACCGCATCCCTCCATGCCTCGCCTGTGCAGCAGGTGGAAGTCTGGATGGATGGTGTTCCGATGGGTGGGTCGACCGGGTCCGTGGTGGATCTGGGGCCGTTGCCGGTGGATGGCTTGGAGAAGGTGGAGATCCGCCAGGCGGGGAATACGGGCGCGTTCGGTGCGCCGAGGATCGATCTCCAATCCAGGTCTGGATGGGCGCAACGCGGCGCCAGCCTGCGGATGGCCTCTTACGGAGAGAAGGGTGCCAGCGGCTGGTGGGGCGACGAACAGGGAATCGCCACGGTCTCCGCGTGGTGGGAAGCTTCCCAAAACGATTATCCGTTTCCGTGGGACAACGGGACTCGCTACAACACAGCGGACGACCGCGTGGTGAGGCTCACGAACAACGACTACGAGGGGCGCGGAGCGGCGTTTCGCTGGAGACCCTCAGAATCGGTGGACGTGCTGGCTCGCCTGGACGATTCCCGTCGCGGGATCAGCGCGCCGGGCTGGGTGGATCCCTTGGCCCGCATGGATGGAACTTCCGCCCAGGGGTTTGTCAGGTGGGTCGGCGAGGGGGGCTGGAAGCCGTCTACGGAAGCATCGGTGAAATGGTTCCGCTCTTCCTGGAATGACCCCAATCGCACGGCGGGATGGGATGTGGATCGCGCCGCCACCGAAGACGCGTGGGACGCCAAGGCCAAGGCCGGTCTGGCTCGGGAGCGTGGCGGATGGACGGATGGCGAGCTGACAGGAAGTGTCCGGATTGAGACGAGCGAACGAAAAAGCACCGGGAGCGCGGACGTCGCCGTGACGCCCAGCGGCAGCCGTCGCACCTGGGGTGCTCAGGCTGTCTGGAATGGGCAGTCCGAATCAAGCCGGTGGGGTGCCCAGGCGGGGGCAAGCAAGGATTGGATGCTGGATTCCAGGGATTGGACGGAGTCGTTGGGCGATGTGTCGAAAATCGACGAGTTGGAAACATCGTGGGAATCCGATCGCGTCCATGGGCGGATTTGGGCGCGGCCTTTGGGTTGGATGGAAACCTGGGTGGCGTCCAGCTACCGCGAACGGGCGCCGGATTTTCGCGAATGGATGGGCGACAACGGCTACACGCTCCAGACGCCGGATCTTCTGGCGGAGCGATCGATGTCTCTCGAGATCGGGACCAAGCTGGAGCAAGGGGCGTGGAACGGGAATGTGTCCGGCTGGGCGCAGCGGTACCTGGATCCGATCGAAGCTTTCCAGAAAGGGGCGAGCCCGTTGGTGGCGCACCGCAACGCGGCGGGGTACGATGCGTTCGGAATGGATGCGCGGGCCGGATGGTCCGGGGGGTGGCTCAAGCTGGGCACGCAAGGAACTCTCCAGTCGGCGCGGGTCTCCGACGACAATCCCGCCTTGGACGGAAAACGTCCAGAGAGGTTTCCGTTGTGGAAGGCGGGCGCGGATGCGGCCATCGAGCCCTGGCGCGGATGGTGGCTGGGCGCGGATGTCACGCTGGATGGCGCCACCTACGCATCCGCCCTCAATCGTGCCACGGACCTCCGCGAAGGGAAGATGGATGTGGGGGCGTGGCTTCGCTGGAAGCGAGGCGTGGTCTGTGCGACCGCACAGGTGGACAACCTGCTGGATGAACATGCCGAAGACTGGGAGGATCTCCCCAGGCCGGGCAGAAGCTTTTCCGTCCGACTGGATTTCGAATTCTCCAAACCAATCAACACGAGGAACGAACGATGA